The following proteins are co-located in the Gossypium hirsutum isolate 1008001.06 chromosome A02, Gossypium_hirsutum_v2.1, whole genome shotgun sequence genome:
- the LOC121213091 gene encoding putative gamma-glutamylcyclotransferase At3g02910, with translation MGVEFENSNCTNLVFTYGTLKRGFANHVLLQDLMRTGDAEFKGTYRTMERYPLVCGPYRVPFLLNMAGLGLRVTGELYAVSARGLDRLDELEGTSRGHYERRPIHLTPAGEEELLACAAQAYYAHKSYEEEMWKKNRRKGFGVYSEKEAKGYVKRKDRPQNLSFLDHIMIFISSPSD, from the coding sequence ATGGGTGTGGAATTCGAAAACAGTAATTGTACGAACCTCGTGTTCACATATGGCACCTTGAAACGGGGCTTTGCCAATCACGTGCTCCTTCAAGATTTGATGCGAACGGGAGACGCCGAATTCAAAGGCACTTACCGTACCATGGAGAGATACCCGCTCGTTTGCGGGCCATACCGTGTCCCTTTCCTCCTCAACATGGCTGGTTTGGGACTCCGAGTCACGGGAGAGCTGTACGCCGTGTCAGCTCGGGGGCTGGACCGGCTGGACGAATTGGAAGGCACGAGTCGCGGGCATTACGAGCGGAGGCCCATCCATCTGACGCCAGCTGGGGAGGAAGAGCTATTAGCGTGCGCAGCTCAAGCGTATTATGCGCACAAGAGTTACGAGGAGGAGATGTGGAAGAAGAACAGGAGAAAAGGGTTTGGGGTATATTCCGAGAAAGAAGCCAAAGGTTATGTGAAACGTAAGGATAGGCCTCAAAATCTCAGTTTCTTGGATCATATTATGATCTTCATTTCGTCTCCTTCTGATTAa